In one window of Triticum urartu cultivar G1812 unplaced genomic scaffold, Tu2.1 TuUngrouped_contig_5378, whole genome shotgun sequence DNA:
- the LOC125529149 gene encoding uncharacterized protein LOC125529149, translating to MPSPALCASFAARLRLRLLLHQPSTAATTPSALFLRAAAASATLAPAKQRSFSTTATTGMGAAAGATASAQPAAGGGVSERIMPHLLNIYGSCATAQDFEMYAPNATFEDPLMRAHGVKQIKSAFYTMPKVFGESKIVEYTIKENATGPGKSQILIDNKQHYKVFGKDVDLESLITLDVEDGKVVRHQDWWDKKPLKNRETVSFPLLGRLAQTSRRGAMLLTHVLMGFGKDPTP from the exons ATGCCATCCCCCGCTCTCTGCGCCTCCTTCGCCGCGCGACTGCGACTGCGACTGCTCCTGCACCAGCCGTCCACGGCGGCGACCACCCCGTCTGCGCTCTTCCTCCGCGCAGCCGCTGCTTCTGCCACCCTCGCGCCCGCGAAGCAGAGGTCGTTCTCGACGACGGCGACGACAGGCATGGGGGCGGCCGCGGGAGCGACGGCGTCCGCGCAGCCGGCGGCGGGCGGGGGCGTGTCGGAGCGCATCATGCCGCACCTCCTCAACAT ATACGGATCGTGCGCCACGGCACAAGACTTCGAGATGTACGCGCCCAATGCCACATTTGAGGACCCGCTCATGCGCGCCCACGG CGTCAAGCAGATCAAATCAGCCTTCTACACCATGCCTAAG GTATTCGGTGAGTCCAAGATCGTAGAGTACACGATAAAGGAAAACGCGACCGGACCGGGGAAATCCCAG ATACTGATCGACAACAAGCAACACTACAAGGTCTTTGGCAAGGATGTCGACCTGGAGTCCCTCATCACGCTCGACGTCGAGGATGGCAAGGTCGTCAGGCACCAGGACTG GTGGGACAAGAAGCCTCTCAAGAACAGGGAGACGGTGAGCTTCCCGCTGTTGGGACGGCTGGCGCAGACGAGCCGCCGGGGAGCCATGCTGCTCACTCATGTTCTCATGGGCTTCGGCAAGGACCCCACCCCGTGA